In Janthinobacterium sp. 67, a genomic segment contains:
- a CDS encoding GNAT family N-acetyltransferase translates to MKIDDLASKHDQAKIFNLEYEFRIHRLKLDYITLADVRPAGSDLGQLAAEHQAGIAALRSFVAQNFNHFNAASCSSLSCIPTRALGDDERYLHRIWMGGPLPAIAAEAIGQWGAALEEVRRNGGAPYVSILWVWDAQQLRNDERFSPTGGAGRYTIGRYAIGGTTLHINSLRALALDFAPARFDILDTLHTQRYFATLSDYFRILIMCEYGGLYMDVDTIPHNPATIFLMKPEVPDYFQRGEGEGEERRHVSWMNLFLDETGMLIAKKNDAALREIQRNVNLAYAGIAAQVPRSCPQFEGQLFGQFYAEWKKNLGVTVLSHAEFYQRYGVLYDGAREAVAGGIRGMRLLDDIITGMHIPLSDEERRAYARCVARLDEIGWRLDDPLRLPDIVDVFDIEEVPRMAYAAQLRADIEHFHYYSVLSDDPQLDRVNSVFCRYLLAHRSQHIAAGNFWRPTVGRHGSRMPAASDAAPPSDEAQADLLSHAPLTLVPGELLDDETKNRMAKLLFATSYLEYCSFGNKLNLQFVELQRRQNIDPYLAHIHGLHDEDGRFIGFFTAATMDEFQACGAVSYYRDDMKALDDAYDAFVLAHARADDCFVSSLAIDEKYRGQGLFRQMFHEIRDLASRKGCARIALTVWEKSEALQVYLHKGFRSVGTFDYAYSLFYDRLHFLVYEGN, encoded by the coding sequence ATGAAAATAGATGACCTGGCCTCGAAACACGATCAAGCAAAGATTTTCAACCTCGAATACGAGTTTCGCATCCACCGGCTGAAACTCGATTACATCACGCTGGCCGACGTCCGGCCGGCCGGCAGCGACCTGGGGCAACTGGCCGCGGAGCACCAGGCGGGCATCGCGGCCCTGCGCAGCTTCGTCGCCCAGAATTTCAACCATTTCAACGCGGCAAGCTGCTCCTCGCTCAGCTGCATCCCCACGCGCGCGCTCGGCGATGACGAGCGCTACCTGCACCGCATCTGGATGGGCGGACCCTTGCCGGCCATCGCAGCGGAAGCGATCGGGCAGTGGGGCGCGGCGCTGGAAGAAGTGCGGCGCAACGGCGGCGCGCCGTACGTCTCCATCCTGTGGGTGTGGGATGCGCAGCAGCTACGCAATGACGAGCGCTTCAGTCCCACGGGCGGCGCCGGGCGCTACACGATAGGTCGCTACGCCATCGGCGGCACGACCCTGCACATCAACTCGCTGCGCGCGCTGGCGCTCGATTTCGCGCCGGCCCGCTTCGACATCCTCGACACGCTGCACACGCAGCGCTACTTCGCCACCTTGTCCGATTATTTCCGCATCCTCATCATGTGCGAATACGGCGGCCTGTATATGGATGTCGATACGATTCCGCATAATCCGGCGACGATTTTCCTGATGAAGCCGGAAGTGCCCGACTATTTCCAACGCGGGGAAGGCGAGGGCGAGGAGCGACGGCACGTCAGCTGGATGAATCTGTTTCTCGATGAAACGGGCATGCTGATCGCCAAGAAGAACGATGCGGCGCTGCGCGAGATCCAGCGCAATGTGAACCTTGCCTATGCGGGCATCGCTGCGCAGGTTCCCCGTTCCTGCCCGCAATTCGAGGGGCAGCTGTTTGGCCAGTTCTATGCGGAATGGAAGAAAAACCTGGGCGTGACCGTGCTCAGCCATGCCGAGTTCTACCAGCGCTATGGCGTGCTGTATGACGGCGCGCGCGAAGCGGTGGCGGGCGGTATCCGCGGCATGCGCTTGCTGGACGATATCATTACCGGCATGCACATTCCCCTGAGCGACGAGGAACGGCGCGCGTATGCCCGCTGCGTGGCGCGGCTCGATGAAATCGGCTGGCGGCTCGACGATCCTTTGCGCCTGCCCGACATCGTCGACGTGTTCGACATCGAGGAAGTGCCGCGCATGGCGTATGCGGCCCAGCTGCGGGCCGACATCGAGCATTTTCACTATTACTCGGTGCTGTCGGACGACCCGCAGCTCGACCGCGTGAATAGCGTCTTTTGCCGCTACCTGCTGGCCCACCGTTCGCAGCATATTGCCGCCGGCAATTTCTGGCGTCCCACCGTGGGCCGCCACGGCAGCCGCATGCCGGCCGCCAGCGATGCCGCCCCGCCAAGTGACGAGGCGCAGGCGGATTTGCTGTCGCATGCGCCGCTCACGCTGGTGCCGGGCGAACTGCTGGACGACGAGACGAAGAACCGCATGGCGAAGCTGCTGTTTGCCACCAGCTACCTGGAATACTGCTCGTTCGGCAATAAACTCAATCTGCAATTCGTCGAATTGCAGCGGCGGCAAAACATCGATCCGTACCTGGCGCACATCCACGGCCTGCATGACGAGGACGGGCGCTTCATCGGCTTCTTCACGGCCGCGACGATGGACGAGTTCCAGGCCTGCGGCGCCGTCTCCTATTACCGCGACGACATGAAGGCGCTCGACGATGCGTATGATGCCTTCGTGCTCGCGCATGCGCGTGCCGACGACTGTTTCGTCAGCAGCCTGGCCATTGACGAGAAATACCGGGGCCAGGGTTTATTCAGGCAAATGTTCCATGAGATCCGCGACCTGGCCAGCCGCAAGGGCTGCGCGCGCATCGCCCTGACCGTGTGGGAAAAGAGCGAAGCGCTGCAAGTGTATCTGCACAAGGGTTTTCGCAGCGTGGGCACGTTCGACTATGCCTACAGCCTGTTCTATGACCGGCTGCATTTCCTGGTGTATGAGGGTAACTGA
- a CDS encoding glutathione S-transferase N-terminal domain-containing protein — translation MTQLSDFPITQKWPALHPERLQLYSLPTPNGIKVSILLEELGLAYEPHLVSFEQNDQTSPEFLSLNPNNKIPAILDPNGPDGKPLALFESGAILLYLAEKTGKFIPQDAGLRYETIQWLMFQMGGIGPMFGQVGFFHKFAGKDYEDQRPLERYIGEAKRLLGVLEQRLQGRDWIMGSQYTIADIAIFPWVRCLVGFYGAGDLVGFENFPNVQRVLDAFLARPAVAKGVNIPKRD, via the coding sequence ATGACACAGCTTTCCGACTTCCCCATCACCCAAAAATGGCCTGCCCTGCATCCCGAACGCTTGCAGCTGTATTCGCTGCCGACGCCGAACGGCATCAAGGTTTCGATTTTGCTGGAAGAGCTGGGCCTGGCGTACGAGCCGCACCTGGTCAGCTTCGAGCAGAACGACCAGACATCGCCCGAGTTCCTGTCCCTCAATCCCAACAACAAGATTCCCGCCATCCTCGACCCGAACGGTCCCGACGGCAAGCCGCTGGCCCTGTTCGAGTCAGGCGCCATCCTGCTGTACCTGGCCGAAAAGACGGGCAAGTTCATTCCGCAGGACGCGGGCCTGCGCTATGAAACCATCCAGTGGCTGATGTTCCAGATGGGCGGTATCGGCCCCATGTTCGGCCAGGTGGGCTTCTTCCATAAATTTGCCGGCAAGGATTACGAGGACCAGCGTCCGCTGGAACGCTACATCGGCGAGGCCAAGCGCCTGCTGGGCGTGCTCGAGCAGCGCCTGCAGGGCCGCGACTGGATCATGGGTAGCCAGTACACGATTGCCGACATCGCCATCTTCCCGTGGGTGCGCTGCCTGGTGGGTTTCTATGGCGCAGGCGACCTTGTCGGTTTTGAAAATTTCCCGAACGTGCAGCGCGTGCTCGATGCGTTCCTGGCCAGGCCAGCCGTTGCCAAAGGCGTCAATATTCCGAAGAGGGATTAA
- a CDS encoding alpha/beta hydrolase family protein codes for MKSTRQDFPGAHGHVLAARLDAPDGAIRAHALFAHCFTCGKDVLAARRIAQGLTEHGIAVLRFDFTGLGASEGEFAATNFSSNVADLVAAADFLRARHAAPQLLIGHSLGGAAVLAAASQVPEATAVVTLAAPGTPAYVTRMFGDHLEKIATEGEALVQLEGRPFRIRQQFVDDAGSHSLKEHIAGLRRALLVMHAPNDTTVSLSNAMDIFTAAKHPKSFVSLDDADHLLTGRDDAAYVANVIAAWSARYLT; via the coding sequence ATGAAATCGACCAGGCAAGATTTTCCCGGCGCGCACGGCCATGTGCTGGCGGCGCGGCTCGATGCGCCCGACGGCGCCATCCGTGCCCACGCGCTGTTCGCCCACTGTTTTACTTGCGGCAAGGACGTGCTGGCCGCGCGGCGCATCGCGCAAGGCTTGACGGAACACGGCATCGCCGTGCTGCGCTTCGACTTCACGGGGCTGGGCGCCAGCGAGGGCGAGTTCGCCGCCACGAATTTCTCGTCGAACGTGGCCGACCTGGTCGCCGCCGCCGACTTTTTGCGGGCCAGGCACGCCGCGCCGCAATTGCTGATCGGCCACAGCCTGGGCGGTGCCGCCGTGCTGGCCGCCGCGTCGCAAGTGCCGGAAGCGACGGCCGTGGTGACCCTGGCCGCACCGGGCACGCCTGCCTACGTGACGCGCATGTTTGGCGACCACCTCGAGAAAATCGCCACCGAGGGCGAAGCGCTGGTGCAGTTGGAAGGGCGGCCCTTCCGCATCCGCCAGCAATTCGTCGATGACGCGGGCAGCCACAGCCTGAAAGAGCACATCGCCGGCCTGCGCCGCGCCCTGCTGGTGATGCACGCGCCGAACGACACGACGGTCAGCTTGTCGAATGCGATGGATATCTTTACGGCGGCCAAGCACCCGAAAAGCTTCGTTTCGCTCGACGACGCCGACCATCTGTTGACGGGGCGCGATGACGCGGCCTACGTCGCCAACGTCATCGCCGCGTGGAGCGCGCGCTATTTAACGTAA
- a CDS encoding MFS transporter has translation MSIKSKQLLWFFAFFLVFELNIYLSNDMIMPAMLGIVEEFQAEKKFVPLSLSLYLLGGSSLQIFLGPLADCIGKRKLVLTGNTLFLLATLAVPLTASIEQFLAVRFIQGMGCCFIFVGYAMIHELFDDMAAVKLSSILSSTTILAPLAGPILGSAIISRLDWRYVFFLSGLLALLSLLGLFKTMPRTAPPVTRPDLAAIVRSYAAIFSNGRFMFGMFTAGLATVPLTAWIGFSPIFVLQEMGASYATYIALQCVILSGFVLSSIAIQRLRQDFPLVSLLRLGGLVAAAGMLGAGAGRHHVGVFAACMFVYSIGFGLFNGALIRSAITASKEAMTLTTAAMSLLYCIYLSAWLQLYNVLCQRFGYALETYALLNIPVIVVITACLLLFTRGMAGRRESGVRLARH, from the coding sequence ATGTCCATCAAGTCCAAGCAGTTGCTGTGGTTTTTTGCGTTTTTCCTCGTCTTTGAGCTGAACATCTATCTGTCGAACGACATGATCATGCCGGCGATGCTGGGCATCGTCGAGGAGTTCCAGGCGGAGAAAAAGTTCGTTCCCCTGTCCCTCAGCCTGTATCTGCTGGGCGGCAGCTCGCTGCAGATTTTCCTGGGGCCCCTGGCCGACTGCATCGGCAAGCGCAAGCTCGTACTCACTGGCAATACCTTGTTCCTGCTGGCCACCTTGGCCGTGCCATTGACGGCCTCGATCGAGCAATTTCTCGCCGTGCGTTTCATCCAGGGCATGGGTTGCTGCTTCATCTTCGTCGGCTATGCCATGATCCATGAACTGTTCGACGACATGGCGGCCGTCAAGCTCAGCAGCATCCTGTCGAGCACCACCATCCTCGCACCGCTGGCCGGCCCCATCCTCGGCAGCGCCATCATCAGCCGGCTGGACTGGCGCTACGTCTTTTTCCTCTCGGGCCTGCTGGCGCTGCTGTCCTTGCTGGGCCTGTTCAAGACCATGCCGCGCACGGCGCCGCCGGTCACGCGCCCGGACCTGGCCGCCATCGTGCGCAGCTATGCGGCCATTTTCAGCAACGGGCGCTTCATGTTCGGCATGTTCACGGCCGGTCTGGCCACTGTGCCCCTGACGGCCTGGATCGGCTTTTCGCCCATCTTCGTGCTGCAGGAAATGGGCGCCTCGTACGCCACGTATATCGCCCTGCAATGCGTGATCTTGTCTGGCTTTGTCCTCAGCAGCATTGCCATCCAGCGCCTGCGCCAGGATTTCCCCCTCGTCTCCCTGCTGCGCCTGGGCGGGCTGGTCGCGGCCGCCGGCATGCTGGGCGCCGGCGCGGGCCGCCACCACGTCGGCGTGTTTGCCGCCTGCATGTTTGTCTATTCCATCGGCTTCGGCCTGTTCAACGGCGCGTTGATACGCAGCGCGATCACGGCCAGCAAGGAGGCGATGACCTTGACGACGGCCGCCATGAGCTTGCTGTACTGCATTTATCTGTCCGCCTGGCTGCAGTTGTACAACGTGCTGTGCCAGCGCTTCGGCTATGCGCTGGAAACGTATGCGCTGCTCAATATCCCCGTCATCGTGGTCATCACGGCCTGCCTGCTGCTGTTTACGCGGGGCATGGCGGGACGCCGGGAAAGCGGGGTGCGGCTGGCCCGGCACTGA
- a CDS encoding putative Na+/H+ antiporter, with amino-acid sequence MTTIQIISAIVFGLALIHTFAAKSFETLSRRHPRHAGLLHLLGEVEVVFGFWAFILIIIMAFVSGSDAAIEYAESRHYTEPLFVFVVMVVAASRPVLDAVQRLLKGVARVMPLRTELALVWLGLALVPLTGSLITEPAAMTLAALMLAPQIFRPGIPEWLKYGALGVLFVNVSIGGTLTSYAAPPVLMVATTWNWDSAYMASHFGWKAAIAVLINATGVSILLRKYLHSNTSDIKPKAGEVEAPKVPLAVSLVHMIVLAGVVTLAHHPVLFIGLFLFFLGFVQAYERYQSPLILKEGLLVGFFLGGLVVLGGMQQWWLQPIVSSLKPLALFFGALGLTAITDNAALTYLGSLIVGMTDEAKYMLMAGAVAGGGLTVIANAPNPAGVALLRRGFKDESIGAVGLLAGALLPTAVAGLAFLAL; translated from the coding sequence TTGACCACCATCCAAATCATCAGCGCCATCGTCTTCGGCCTCGCGCTCATCCACACTTTTGCCGCCAAGTCGTTTGAAACCTTGTCGCGGCGCCATCCCCGCCATGCGGGCTTGCTGCACTTGCTGGGCGAAGTGGAAGTCGTGTTCGGCTTCTGGGCCTTCATCCTGATCATCATCATGGCCTTTGTCTCGGGCAGCGATGCGGCCATCGAGTATGCCGAGTCGCGCCATTACACGGAACCGCTGTTCGTCTTTGTCGTCATGGTCGTGGCCGCCTCACGCCCTGTGCTCGACGCCGTGCAGCGCCTGTTGAAAGGCGTGGCGCGCGTCATGCCGCTGCGCACGGAACTGGCCCTCGTCTGGCTGGGACTGGCGCTCGTGCCCCTGACGGGTTCATTGATCACGGAACCGGCCGCCATGACCCTGGCAGCGCTGATGCTGGCGCCGCAAATCTTCCGCCCGGGCATCCCCGAATGGCTGAAATATGGCGCGCTGGGCGTGCTGTTCGTCAACGTTTCCATCGGCGGCACCCTCACCTCGTACGCGGCGCCGCCCGTGCTGATGGTGGCCACCACGTGGAACTGGGACAGCGCCTACATGGCCAGCCACTTCGGCTGGAAAGCCGCCATCGCCGTGCTGATCAACGCCACGGGCGTGAGCATATTGCTGCGCAAATATCTGCACAGCAACACTTCCGACATCAAGCCGAAGGCCGGCGAGGTGGAAGCGCCAAAAGTGCCGCTGGCCGTCAGCCTCGTGCACATGATCGTACTGGCCGGCGTGGTGACACTGGCGCACCATCCCGTGCTGTTCATCGGCCTGTTCCTGTTCTTCCTCGGCTTCGTGCAGGCGTACGAACGCTATCAAAGCCCGCTGATCCTCAAGGAAGGCTTGCTGGTCGGCTTCTTCCTCGGCGGCCTGGTGGTACTGGGTGGCATGCAGCAATGGTGGCTGCAGCCCATCGTTTCGAGCCTGAAACCGCTGGCCCTGTTCTTCGGCGCCCTGGGCTTGACGGCCATTACCGACAATGCGGCCCTCACTTACCTCGGTTCGCTGATCGTCGGCATGACGGATGAAGCGAAATACATGCTGATGGCCGGCGCCGTGGCCGGTGGCGGCCTGACCGTCATCGCCAATGCGCCGAATCCGGCCGGCGTGGCCCTGCTGCGCCGCGGCTTCAAGGATGAATCGATCGGCGCCGTCGGCCTGCTGGCCGGCGCCCTGCTGCCGACGGCCGTGGCCGGCCTGGCCTTCCTGGCCCTGTAA
- the imuA gene encoding translesion DNA synthesis-associated protein ImuA, translating into MQHSQLMASPEALHPSLWRASQLGQGATRCLDTGFAALSAQLPGGGWPSGSLIDLLVQQPGSGELRLLAPALAQLQGLPIVLLQPPHPPQALALAAQGLAPSQLLWLKSAGSKDALWAAENILRSGTCGALLFWQQHVRADSLRRLHLAAQSGNTLFCMLRPLHGAQDASPAPLRLSVRPAAGGIDIGFIKRRGPQRDAPLFLPLQPPSLLLRHATLDRPVPAPAPARSILPALVG; encoded by the coding sequence ATGCAACATTCTCAATTGATGGCCTCGCCGGAAGCCTTGCACCCGTCTTTATGGCGTGCATCGCAGCTGGGGCAGGGCGCCACGCGCTGCCTGGACACGGGTTTTGCCGCCCTGTCCGCGCAGTTGCCCGGTGGCGGCTGGCCCAGCGGCAGCCTGATCGACCTGCTGGTGCAGCAGCCGGGCAGCGGCGAATTGCGGCTGCTGGCGCCCGCGCTGGCGCAACTGCAGGGCTTGCCCATCGTGCTGCTGCAGCCGCCCCATCCGCCGCAAGCGCTGGCCCTGGCCGCGCAGGGGCTGGCGCCGTCGCAGCTGCTGTGGCTCAAAAGCGCCGGCAGCAAGGATGCCTTGTGGGCGGCGGAAAACATCTTGCGCAGCGGTACGTGCGGTGCCTTGCTGTTCTGGCAGCAGCACGTGCGCGCCGACAGCCTGCGCCGTCTGCACCTGGCCGCGCAAAGCGGCAACACCCTGTTCTGCATGCTGCGCCCCCTGCACGGCGCGCAGGATGCGTCGCCGGCGCCGCTGCGCCTGTCCGTGCGCCCGGCCGCCGGCGGTATCGACATCGGTTTCATCAAGCGCCGGGGACCGCAGCGCGACGCGCCCCTGTTCCTGCCCCTGCAACCACCTTCTTTATTGCTGCGTCATGCGACTCTGGATCGGCCTGTGCCTGCCCCGGCTCCCGCTCGAAGTATTTTGCCCGCGCTGGTCGGCTGA
- a CDS encoding extracellular catalytic domain type 1 short-chain-length polyhydroxyalkanoate depolymerase — protein MVKPATKWLRGLLRAGKAQQRTATRLAKVLFGPVPAKPTAKPRSKPVAKGKAKTIAKPRARPAGDATPSLAPFATPLSPPRVRKRTAPPPGKWLAAHYAPLPELGQLPGRRLPYFLYLPEKAPSAAMRSRGRPLLVMLHGCEQSATQFADGTRMNRLAERKGYAVLYPQQSLRSHARRCWKWYDKLTQEGGGDVRLIVGAIEQVAARYAIDRARIYICGISAGAGMAHIVALNHPHLFAALGLHSGPVFGAGHNLIGALGVMQHGASARADAAIDEVLARQPAFPRLPTILLQGLADKVVRPINQTQLVRQSVRVNRLPSDTVVTAQRLPGGAAGGRNPAHAYALHEYQVGKDVLLRVAQVEHLEHAWSGGDASLPFNDKAKPDASKMLLDFFASHRRR, from the coding sequence ATGGTAAAGCCCGCCACCAAATGGCTGCGCGGGCTATTGCGCGCCGGTAAGGCGCAGCAGCGCACGGCGACCCGGCTGGCCAAGGTGCTGTTCGGCCCCGTGCCGGCCAAGCCCACGGCCAAACCCCGCAGCAAGCCCGTGGCCAAGGGCAAGGCCAAAACAATCGCCAAGCCGCGTGCCAGGCCGGCTGGCGATGCGACGCCCTCGCTGGCGCCCTTTGCCACGCCCCTGTCGCCGCCGCGCGTGCGCAAGCGAACGGCGCCCCCGCCGGGCAAGTGGCTGGCCGCCCATTATGCGCCGCTGCCGGAACTGGGGCAGTTGCCGGGCCGGCGCCTGCCGTATTTCCTGTACCTGCCCGAGAAGGCGCCGAGCGCCGCCATGCGCAGCCGGGGCCGGCCGCTGCTGGTGATGCTGCACGGCTGCGAGCAGAGCGCCACGCAGTTTGCCGACGGCACGCGCATGAACCGTCTGGCCGAGCGCAAGGGCTACGCCGTGCTGTATCCGCAGCAATCGCTGCGCTCGCATGCGCGCCGCTGCTGGAAGTGGTACGACAAGCTGACGCAGGAGGGCGGCGGCGACGTGCGCCTGATCGTCGGCGCCATCGAGCAGGTAGCGGCCCGCTATGCGATCGACCGCGCGCGCATCTATATCTGCGGCATTTCCGCCGGCGCCGGCATGGCGCATATCGTGGCCTTGAACCATCCCCATCTGTTCGCGGCGCTGGGCCTGCATTCCGGGCCCGTGTTTGGCGCCGGGCATAACCTGATCGGCGCGCTGGGCGTGATGCAGCATGGCGCTAGCGCCCGTGCCGATGCGGCCATCGATGAAGTGTTGGCGCGCCAGCCCGCGTTTCCCCGCCTGCCCACCATCCTGCTGCAAGGGCTGGCCGACAAGGTGGTGCGGCCCATCAACCAGACGCAGCTGGTGCGCCAGAGCGTGCGCGTCAACCGCTTGCCGTCCGATACCGTGGTGACGGCGCAGCGCCTGCCCGGCGGCGCGGCGGGCGGGCGCAATCCTGCCCATGCCTATGCGCTGCACGAGTATCAGGTGGGCAAGGACGTGCTGCTGCGCGTGGCGCAGGTCGAGCACCTCGAGCACGCGTGGAGCGGCGGCGACGCCAGCCTGCCATTCAACGACAAGGCCAAGCCCGACGCCAGCAAGATGCTGCTCGATTTCTTCGCCAGCCACCGCCGCCGGTAA
- a CDS encoding BRCT domain-containing protein → MTAFRHQAVADRQVDELIGIIKGVLADNVVTQDEVKFLLAWMEANRKVALLWPAKALYPRLAAALAGGAMQSNDATEILSLLRNTVGSAVIPDTHDPSAQPSTRLPVNNNSPVTFKGKYFCFTGTFQSGTRSWCQAQIEQRGGICLSGITKKLNYLVVGVTGNENWLHSTHGRKIEKAIAYQESGCELAILSEEHWYSHLHYVESAAIVSEAITAPATINTITIANDIVPIITGDGKFGIEVAGVFTHQEQIARSVLTYGAQFANNSLPAILRRHPDGTISVEMSGSITGYLSKYIARDFLAALVTGDLNEYSVFECCARILIHNGLYQVWLDLPEDE, encoded by the coding sequence GTGACAGCATTTCGCCATCAAGCCGTCGCCGATCGCCAAGTTGACGAGCTCATCGGCATAATAAAAGGCGTACTTGCTGATAACGTGGTCACGCAAGACGAAGTGAAGTTTCTGTTAGCTTGGATGGAAGCCAATCGTAAAGTGGCATTGCTATGGCCAGCCAAAGCCTTGTATCCACGTCTGGCTGCTGCGCTTGCTGGAGGTGCCATGCAATCAAACGATGCTACAGAAATACTCAGCCTATTGAGAAATACGGTCGGTAGCGCAGTTATTCCAGACACACATGATCCCTCGGCGCAACCTAGTACACGTTTGCCGGTAAACAACAATTCTCCCGTCACATTCAAAGGGAAATATTTCTGTTTTACAGGAACATTTCAGTCTGGCACACGCTCGTGGTGTCAAGCACAAATCGAGCAACGTGGCGGCATCTGCCTGAGTGGGATCACCAAGAAACTCAATTATCTGGTGGTTGGTGTCACCGGCAATGAGAACTGGCTACATTCGACACATGGCAGAAAAATAGAAAAAGCGATTGCATATCAGGAGTCAGGTTGCGAACTCGCCATTCTGAGCGAAGAGCATTGGTATAGCCACTTGCACTACGTAGAATCTGCTGCAATTGTCTCAGAGGCTATTACAGCACCCGCAACTATAAATACAATCACCATTGCAAATGACATCGTCCCCATCATTACGGGGGATGGAAAATTCGGCATCGAAGTGGCAGGAGTATTTACGCATCAGGAACAAATAGCCCGAAGCGTTCTTACCTATGGTGCACAGTTTGCCAACAATAGCTTGCCAGCCATTCTGCGCCGGCATCCCGATGGTACGATATCGGTAGAAATGTCCGGCAGTATCACTGGTTACCTGTCCAAGTACATTGCCCGCGATTTTCTCGCCGCACTCGTCACTGGCGACCTAAACGAATACTCAGTATTTGAATGCTGTGCCCGCATCCTAATACACAATGGCTTGTACCAGGTATGGCTGGACCTGCCTGAAGATGAATAA
- a CDS encoding Y-family DNA polymerase translates to MRLWIGLCLPRLPLEVFCPRWSADHLGVVLEQEQVMAVSPLALAAGIRPGMRRAGALMLAPQARLHERSPELEAQALQAVALALLQYSPLVAQGEEATLLVDAGASLRLFGGVRALCRHIAASLRALGYTAQLSCAPTARGAWLLARAGTRQGRVLGMASLVRRLDRLPCALLPPARPWLDWFEGIGCRTLGQLRHLPRPGLQRRCGGALLDMLDDAHGHSTELFVWLEAPPTFRASLELFDRVEHADALLFGARRLLQQMTGWLCARQFAVERIQLLLAHERGRVARPPTIIDLALGEAVWRDEHLVRLLKERLAQLALDAPVIGLTLEALQVQPMAPPSDSLFPEPGGTPQERQRLLELLVARLGSDNVLQAAPRADYRPEAANQWLPLPTKPGARNAQPDLPPGLAGMPRPGWLLAQPIALLMREHRPFYGSPLKMVSVAERIEAGWWGQSQARDYFIAEGRDHAHYWVYRERIAGSGEDAAPRWFLHGLFG, encoded by the coding sequence ATGCGACTCTGGATCGGCCTGTGCCTGCCCCGGCTCCCGCTCGAAGTATTTTGCCCGCGCTGGTCGGCTGACCACCTGGGCGTGGTACTGGAGCAGGAGCAAGTGATGGCCGTGTCGCCGCTGGCGCTGGCGGCCGGCATCCGGCCGGGCATGCGCCGCGCGGGCGCGCTGATGCTGGCGCCGCAGGCGCGCCTGCACGAGCGCTCTCCTGAACTGGAAGCGCAAGCCCTGCAAGCGGTGGCGCTGGCGCTGCTGCAATATTCGCCGCTGGTGGCCCAAGGCGAGGAAGCGACCCTGCTGGTCGATGCGGGCGCCAGCCTGCGCCTGTTCGGCGGCGTGCGCGCCCTGTGCCGGCACATCGCGGCCAGCCTGCGCGCACTCGGCTACACGGCCCAGCTGTCGTGCGCGCCCACGGCGCGCGGCGCCTGGCTGCTGGCGCGCGCTGGTACGCGCCAGGGCCGCGTGCTGGGCATGGCCAGTCTCGTGCGCCGCCTCGACCGCTTGCCGTGCGCCTTGCTGCCGCCCGCGCGCCCCTGGCTCGACTGGTTCGAGGGCATCGGCTGCCGCACCCTGGGGCAGCTGCGCCACTTGCCCCGGCCCGGCTTGCAGCGCCGTTGCGGCGGGGCTTTGCTCGACATGCTCGACGATGCGCATGGCCACAGCACGGAACTGTTCGTGTGGCTGGAAGCGCCGCCCACGTTTCGCGCCAGCCTGGAATTGTTCGACCGCGTGGAGCACGCCGACGCGCTGCTGTTCGGCGCGCGCCGCCTGCTGCAGCAAATGACGGGCTGGCTGTGCGCGCGGCAATTTGCCGTCGAGCGCATCCAGCTGTTGCTGGCGCACGAGCGGGGCAGGGTGGCGCGCCCTCCCACCATCATCGACCTGGCGCTGGGCGAGGCCGTGTGGCGCGACGAGCATCTGGTGCGCCTGCTCAAGGAGCGCCTGGCCCAGCTGGCGCTGGACGCCCCCGTGATCGGCCTGACCCTGGAAGCGCTGCAGGTGCAGCCGATGGCGCCGCCCAGCGACAGCCTGTTCCCCGAGCCGGGCGGCACGCCGCAGGAGCGCCAGCGCTTGCTGGAATTGCTGGTGGCGCGCCTGGGGAGCGACAATGTCTTGCAGGCAGCACCACGCGCCGATTACCGTCCCGAAGCGGCCAACCAGTGGCTGCCGCTGCCGACCAAGCCTGGCGCCAGGAACGCCCAGCCGGACTTGCCGCCCGGCTTGGCCGGCATGCCCCGTCCCGGCTGGCTGCTGGCCCAGCCCATCGCCCTGCTGATGCGCGAGCACCGGCCGTTTTATGGCTCGCCCTTGAAAATGGTGTCCGTTGCCGAACGCATAGAGGCGGGCTGGTGGGGCCAGTCGCAAGCGCGCGATTATTTCATCGCCGAAGGCCGCGACCATGCTCATTACTGGGTCTACCGCGAGCGCATCGCCGGCAGCGGAGAAGACGCCGCGCCGCGCTGGTTTTTGCATGGTTTGTTTGGCTGA